ATTATGCACTTCAAATGTGTTAATCCGTTATGATCAAAATGGTAAAATATAATTGAACAGGCTAATCTCTCATCTACGAATAAACATACCTTCAGAGGTGCAAAATACTTGAGGTTTAACTCTGACGTTGCCAAAGCACAGCCCCTGGATGCTAGCGAATCTGTGCTGAAACCAAGGCCCGCAAGCAGCATTTCTCGGCCTGTTTTATGAAGATCAATCACGGTATATGAAGGAAGGAAAATGACAGAACTTGGGCTAGCACGGTATATACACTACCCTATGTTTGAGACTTATAAGTGCCAACCTTTATCGATGTAACTAGCATAGATGGCATTATTGACAACTCCATATTTGTCAAGATCACTATCACGTACAGTCATCTCCACTTCGAAATATTTGTCCAACCTATATTGCAATAAAAACCAAATACAAATAAGCAGAATTAGTGGTTTGGCTCGGAAGAAAACATGTAAGTGAAAATGGTATGTTACTATTGAAATGTATGCAATAGCTGGTTGACCTCAAAATCCAAAATCGATCAGGAAAGATGTACAATACACTTATACACCAATACCCACCTCACATGGAGGCTACCTCCTACTTTAGATATGAAATAGGAGTGGCCAATAACTCTTTTAATAAATTGTAGAATTCGAATTTGGGAACTTCAGCTTGGATTGCATATTAAAAGAATAAGCTAACGGAGGAAAAAGGCCTTGTTTGCGTTCATATCTAGCGGATATCCGAGCACTATCCCCACTCCATTCGAGGGGTGGGTCAAATCCTACCAATGCAAGAGAAGTGGGAGAACCTTAATTTTCTCTCTGTATCTAGGATGGCATGAAGCGGACGACAGAGTTTGGGGGCAGCACGCAGGACCCTCCGTCCACCAAGATGTGCCATCTGGCCAGGAAAGGCGACCTGGCAGTGGCCGGAGCGAGGTAATGCTCGCGCTGTTATAACGCTCACCAAGTGAGGAATTGCCTGTTTGGCGTTTGCAGGTAGCTGATTACATGTCTGAGGCATATTGAACTACTGCTATATTGTGCAGGACCAGCAGCTCGCTATTGCCTTTCTGCTGTGCTCACCTGTCCTAATATAGGCACAAGAGCGCGATCAGGCTCGTACAGCGCGGTGGTTAGCTGTGGCATCATGATTAGCAATGCTGACGCATGCATGAGCACCAGTCATTCGGTGGAAACAATATGTATGTCCAAACAAGTAAACAAAGCACtacataacataatgaaatgtgtgtgtaagagaaaaatatatacTGTACCATTTACTGTACTATAAACAAAGCTTCTTCATGGAAGAGATGTTCACGTGGTTTTGAGAGAATATCTAAACTACAGTTTTTGGCCAGACTGCAGTTTACATAACAATAAAATCTGTATAACCAAACGATCAAAAGTGTTTAAGACCAAAGTATCCAATTGTCGATTCATGTACTCATGCACGCCCAATTTTGTGGAATGCTAcagtatatatatagagagagagtgACAACACAGCAATCAAATAAGGGCTTATATCTGGTCCAAATGTGCTAAAAGTTGGAAATTTGAAAATTCTTTGAAAAAAAGTActttaaattttgtttttttaaaaaaaacttggcACATCCATAGTCGATCCGTAGATATACTTTTTCAAATTCACAAAATTTAAGATTCAAATATTTCTAGATTAATTTAtacaaaaataacaaaatttGGGTTCTTCTGCACGTACTAGATGAAAAATTGTGTCTTCTAGTACAAAAGAGACCAATATTTAACATTTCTGTATGAAATAACCTATAAAGATTTTGGATCTTAACTTTTGCAATTTGTCGTAACATGAACTATAGATGTGCCAAGTTTCAACATTTTTAAACTTTAAAGTATGTTTTTGAATATCAAAActatctcaaatgaaaaagttgtcAGCTATGAAGTTGTAGATCCTATCCAACAGTGTTATCCTAAACGCTAAACGGTAAACGGTCAATCACCTGCCGTTTAGCCTATTATTCGGGCAAAACGGGTGTTTAAACTGGCAAAATGGCCGTTTAAACGGTCAAAACAACCGATTAAACGGAAACGGTGTACCACTGTGTAGCATTTAAACGGTGTGTAAACGGGCTAAACAACTGTTTAGGCAAATAGTGCTATCCAatactacaactttgatgttgacATTGTTTCCATCTGACGTTATTTGATTGCAGAAGTTATATTAAATATTTGGGCATCTAAACTGTCATA
This sequence is a window from Panicum virgatum strain AP13 chromosome 7K, P.virgatum_v5, whole genome shotgun sequence. Protein-coding genes within it:
- the LOC120639843 gene encoding acyl-acyl carrier protein thioesterase ATL3, chloroplastic-like isoform X1, yielding MPQTCNQLPANAKQAIPHLVSVITARALPRSGHCQVAFPGQMAHLGGRRVLRAAPKLCRPLHAILDTERKLRLDKYFEVEMTVRDSDLDKYGVVNNAIYASYIDKGREMLLAGLGFSTDSLASRGCALATSELNLKYFAPLKDKDKFVVMMRPVEIKGVRIFAEYFIETLPNRNVVLKAVGSFVCLNKDYRPTRVFPELSTKLLQFFASDDDKLN
- the LOC120639843 gene encoding acyl-acyl carrier protein thioesterase ATL3, chloroplastic-like isoform X2 — translated: MPQTCNQLPANAKQAIPHLVSVITARALPRSGHCQVAFPGQMAHLGGRRVLRAAPKLCRPLHAILDTERKLRLDKYFEVEMTVRDSDLDKYGVVNNAIYASYIDKGREMLLAGLGFSTDSLASRGCALATSELNLKYFAPLKDKDKFVVMMRPVEIKGVRIFAEYFIETLPNRNF